From the Pseudomonas syringae KCTC 12500 genome, the window CAATGGCGACGAAGTTGCCTTCATCGTTGAAGTGCAACAGGCCGGTATCTTCCTGATCAAGGGCCTGGACGACGGCGCAATGAGCCACACCCTCGGTGCGTTCTGCCCGAACATCCTGTTCCCTTACGCTCGTGAAGCCATCGACAACCTGGTCGTACGTGGCTCGTTCCCTGCGCTGATGCTGGCTCCGGTGAACTTCGACGCCCTGTACGCGCAAGAGCTGCAGCGCATGCAGGAAGCTGGCGAAACGCCGACTGTTCAGTAAGCGTTACCGCTGCAAACAAAAAGCGCCTTTCGGGGCGCTTTTTTGTGCTTGGCCGCTCGGTCTAGGCAAACCCGTGCTGACGCCATGCT encodes:
- the secB gene encoding protein-export chaperone SecB, producing the protein MTDQPNNDAVANEENGPQFSLQRIYVRDLSFEAPKSPAIFRQEWTPTVSLDLNTRQKQLEGDFYEVVLTLSVTVNNGDEVAFIVEVQQAGIFLIKGLDDGAMSHTLGAFCPNILFPYAREAIDNLVVRGSFPALMLAPVNFDALYAQELQRMQEAGETPTVQ